One Scyliorhinus torazame isolate Kashiwa2021f chromosome 17, sScyTor2.1, whole genome shotgun sequence genomic window, ATATTCCGAATAAGGAATTGGACCACCTAATTGTGGACGACCGGCatggaattatttactgttacGTTCCCAAAGTGGCCTGCACTAATTGGAAGCGGATCATGATTCTATTAAGCGGAAGTATTTTAAAACAAGGCAGTCCATATCATGTTCCACTTGAGATCCCCAGGGATCTTGTGCATAACTCCACCAGTCATTTCACCTTCAGCAAGTTCTGGAAGCGTTATGGCAAATTCTCAAAACACCTCATGAAGGTAAAACTGAAAAAGTACACCAAATTTCTCTTCGTACGTGATCCTTTTGTAAGACTAATTTCGGCATTCCGCAGCAAATTTGGAATTAAGAATGAGGATTTTTACAGCCACTTCGCAATCCCGATGCTCCAGCTGTATGCAAATTATTCTGATCCGCCACCATCTGTCAATGAGGCTTTCTCTGCAGGAATCAAGCCCACCTTTGTTAACTTTATTCAGTATTTGTTGGACCCGCGGACTGAGAAAGATAGGCCTTTTAATGAACACTGGCGACAGGTATACAGACTTTGTCACCCATGTCAAATAAATTATGACTTTATTGGAAAACTTGAAAGTTTGGATGAGGATGCTAGTTACTTACTGAAGTTGCTGAATGTGGAAAAGTTTGTTCAGTTTCCACCCAGTTTGCGGAACCGGACAGTTAGCAGCTGGGAAGAGGACTGGTTTTCAAAAATtccagtggcttggagggaaaagtTGTATGAGCTTTACCAGCCTGATTTTGTTGTCTTTGATTATCCCAAACCAACAAATTTATTATTTGACTGATCTCAAGGGTGCACTAAAAGCCTTAAAGAAAATGGGTGCGCGGTGAATGCCTCATGTGCAATTTCTTGGTAGACTTCCATCTTGCCAGAGAAAATGGTGGAAGGTAGACTTCCATCTTGCCAGAGAAAATGGTGGAAGTATTGTGAAAATGTCAAAATTTCAAAAAACATTGATTAGATTACAATATTTGAAGTCCTCCTCACTCCCATGTGCTAATATTTTTTATTTTGGCCATAAAACAAAGCCAGGTTGCTTTGTCAATGGATAAATTTGATAAC contains:
- the LOC140394042 gene encoding carbohydrate sulfotransferase 12-like, whose protein sequence is MNIQQRPGNRSRTAMHLLKMSKSRIFQICGIMAPVFMILLIFYWDDVGTTHFYLHTAITSIRVSHLPPVADLNRDQLHSKKSVEERTPSSEADIIQGNLDLTYVESTMGYQKGGGSHEFEQTFNAISVPSFEEKLPGFDLGIDSIKTKTELEWIQHERKRKIKDVCADSSITFSGKNRNFEDIPNKELDHLIVDDRHGIIYCYVPKVACTNWKRIMILLSGSILKQGSPYHVPLEIPRDLVHNSTSHFTFSKFWKRYGKFSKHLMKVKLKKYTKFLFVRDPFVRLISAFRSKFGIKNEDFYSHFAIPMLQLYANYSDPPPSVNEAFSAGIKPTFVNFIQYLLDPRTEKDRPFNEHWRQVYRLCHPCQINYDFIGKLESLDEDASYLLKLLNVEKFVQFPPSLRNRTVSSWEEDWFSKIPVAWREKLYELYQPDFVVFDYPKPTNLLFD